Proteins found in one Triticum aestivum cultivar Chinese Spring chromosome 4D, IWGSC CS RefSeq v2.1, whole genome shotgun sequence genomic segment:
- the LOC123099678 gene encoding berberine bridge enzyme-like Cyn d 4, giving the protein MAMLRGLSLLLSVTFFSSYLISVPSLASSDGFLQCIREKIPSELVYTQCNTNFTAVLASSVRNPKFFTNTTVRPLCVVTPTHASHVQAAVLCGRWQGVRLRVRSGGHDYEGLSYRSARPEVFGLLDLGNLRAVTVNRWEYTAWVDSGATIGELYYAIAKNNPEVAFPAGECPTIGVGGHFSGGGVGMMMRKYGLSIDNILDAKLVNANGELLDRAGMGEDLFWAIRGGGGGSFGIVLSWKVHLVQVPPMVTVFSIAKTLEQGAIDILTKWQDVGPSLPGDLTITVMLSGQQAAFRAMYLGTCNSLVATMGEQLPELNMTSADCQPMTWLQSTALSFITFTNNRPLEEALLSRTTSLSTFTKVKSDYVTRAIPKAAWKDIFSWFTMNGAGLIVLEPHGGLMAAIPAAATPYPHRSGVLYIIQYIAFWQGDGGTAATTWLASFYDFMGHYVSSNPRQAYVNFRDLDIGQNVAADDVSTTSRSGKVWGERYFMSNYQRLAAVKAAVDPMDYFRNEQSIPPLRPIPAYNDYNDDPSEQRFMPRDPIN; this is encoded by the coding sequence ATGGCTATGCTTAGAGGCCTATCACTCCTGCTTTCTGTCACCTTCTTCTCAAGCTACCTCATCTCAGTCCCTTCCCTAGCTTCCTCCGATGGCTTCCTCCAGTGCATAAGGGAGAAGATACCCAGCGAGCTCGTGTACACCCAGTGCAACACCAACTTCACCGCCGTGCTGGCCTCCTCCGTCAGGAACCCCaagttcttcaccaacaccaccgtgaGGCCGCTCTGCGTCGTCACGCCCACCCACGCCTCCCACGTCCAGGCCGCCGTGCTCTGCGGCCGCTGGCAGGGCGTGCGCCTCCGCGTGCGCAGCGGCGGCCACGACTACGAGGGCCTGTCCTACCGGTCGGCGCGGCCTGAGGTGTTCGGGCTGCTCGACCTCGGAAACCTCCGGGCCGTGACCGTCAACCGGTGGGAGTACACGGCCTGGGTCGACTCCGGAGCCACCATCGGGGAGCTGTACTACGCCATCGCGAAGAATAACCCCGAGGTCGCGTTCCCGGCCGGCGAGTGCCCGACCATCGGCGTGGGCGGCCACTtcagcggcggtggcgtcggcatGATGATGCGCAAGTACGGCCTCTCCATCGACAACATCCTCGACGCCAAGCTGGTCAACGCCAACGGGGAGCTCCTCGACAGGGCCGGCATGGGGGAGGACCTCTTCTGGGccatccgaggcggcggcggcgggagcttcGGCATCGTGCTCTCGTGGAAGGTCCACCTCGTGCAGGTCCCACCGATGGTAACAGTGTTCAGCATCGCAAAGACGCTTGAACAGGGCGCCATAGACATCCTTACCAAATGGCAAGACGTCGGCCCGTCGCTCCCCGGCGACCTCACGATAACGGTGATGCTGTCGGGGCAGCAAGCCGCGTTCCGGGCCATGTACCTGGGCACGTGTAACTCGCTCGTGGCGACGATGGGCGAGCAGTTGCCGGAGCTCAACATGACGAGCGCCGACTGCCAGCCCATGACCTGGCTCCAGTCCACGGCCTTGTCCTTCATCACCTTCACCAACAACAGACCGCTGGAGGAGGCGCTCCTGAGCAGGACCACCAGCCTCAGCACATTCACCAAGGTCAAGTCCGACTACGTCACGCGCGCCATCCCGAAGGCCGCGTGGAAGGACATCTTTTCCTGGTTCACCATGAACGGCGCCGGGCTCATCGTGCTCGAGCCCCACGGCGGGCTCATGGCCGCCATCCCCGCCGCCGCGACGCCGTACCCGCACCGGAGCGGCGTGCTGTACATCATCCAGTACATCGCGTTCTGGCAGGGCGACGGCGGCACCGCGGCCACCACCTGGCTCGCCAGCTTCTACGACTTCATGGGGCACTACGTGAGCAGCAACCCGAGGCAGGCGTACGTCAACTTCCGGGACCTGGACATCGGCCAGAACGTGGCGGCGGACGACGTCAGTACCACGTCCCGGAGTGGCAAGGTTTGGGGTGAGCGCTACTTCATGAGCAACTACCAGAGGCTCGCGGCGGTGAAGGCGGCCGTGGATCCCATGGACTACTTCAGAAACGAGCAGAGCATCCCCCCGTTGCGACCAATCCCAGCCTACAACGACTACAACGACGACCCAAGTGAGCAGAGATTCATGCCTAGAGATCCCATTAATTAG